A single genomic interval of Cupriavidus sp. MP-37 harbors:
- a CDS encoding EAL domain-containing protein, producing MGQPRHGDRGPSERPRDTAPRTRPMRQAGVSLPASGHVLRIIWPFVPVVVALALFSIASLDLLSAARAFVAGESQWSKGQKNAVLHLLRYGEDRDPADFEAYLASIAIPFGDHRARLELDRPEPDLERVHEGLLAGGNHPEDIPRMVRLYRNFRHIHEVDAAIRVWAQGDLEIFALHEQALALRRLASQPGCDDACVAPVLRNIAQIDARLTPLERAFSGHLGQASRRVTRLLTNGSAVMAAALLMSAILLSVGPLRRERRLREALAQREEQLQLAVEGSNDGLWDWHLGRGELYFSPRCAQMLGYRGDELPHARETVLGLLHPSELAAFEAKLAHHLRSGEPYDAEFRLRNRAGDYLWVRARGRLVRGAGRRRARMAGSLTDISEHKRYETQLFAEKERAQVTLQAIGDAVVTADVWGRVQSLNPAAEALTGWREAEARGLPLSEVCVLRDEDSLAPLPDIVTLALRQRWHSRSAQLVQRDGAGQPGQALAVKPSVALIRDRAAQAIGVVVVLHDISQERAHAARLAYEASHDALTGLVNRAEFERRLAAAIERARAQGTPHTLMYLDLDQFKVVNDTCGHAAGDELIRQMAEIMRGQLRRTDLLARLGGDEFGVLLEHCATADGERVAEGLRHAIASFRFAHRQRTFAVGVSIGLVTLDRHAGSVAEALSAADAACYVAKEGGRNRVQVYHPLDSVVQVRHGEMEWVSRVHAALAAGRFCLFSQEVVPVQANAPAPAGRHVELLLRMVDERGRLVPPMAFVPACERYNLMPMIDRWVVETAFATLAGRQAEIATCAINLSGSSLADIQFPEFVREQAQRFGIALDGICFEITETAAIANLAQAGAFIMQLQQLGCQFALDDFGAGMSSFTYLKHLPAAYLKIDGSFVRDMLADPVNLVMVEVIQRIGHAMGKQTIAEFVENEAMLERLRELGVDLAQGYHIAPPVPFAPAGPDVGAQPAIALAG from the coding sequence ATGGGTCAGCCGCGGCATGGGGACCGCGGCCCCTCGGAACGGCCGCGAGACACGGCCCCTCGAACAAGACCTATGCGGCAAGCAGGCGTTTCCTTGCCGGCCAGCGGGCATGTGTTGCGCATCATCTGGCCGTTCGTACCGGTGGTCGTCGCGCTGGCGTTGTTCAGCATCGCCAGCCTGGACCTGTTGTCGGCCGCGCGCGCCTTTGTCGCGGGCGAGAGCCAGTGGTCCAAGGGCCAGAAGAACGCCGTGCTGCACCTGCTGCGCTACGGCGAGGATCGCGATCCGGCGGATTTCGAAGCCTACCTGGCGTCCATCGCCATCCCGTTCGGCGACCACCGCGCGCGCCTCGAGCTGGACCGTCCCGAGCCCGACCTGGAACGGGTGCACGAGGGCCTGCTGGCCGGCGGCAACCACCCCGAAGACATCCCGCGGATGGTGCGCCTGTACCGGAATTTCCGCCATATCCATGAGGTCGATGCCGCCATCCGCGTGTGGGCGCAGGGCGATCTCGAGATCTTTGCCTTGCACGAGCAGGCGCTGGCGTTGCGGCGGCTGGCCAGCCAGCCCGGCTGCGATGACGCCTGCGTCGCGCCGGTGCTGCGCAACATCGCGCAGATCGACGCCAGGCTGACGCCGCTGGAGCGCGCTTTCTCGGGCCACCTGGGCCAGGCGTCGCGCCGGGTCACGCGGCTGCTCACCAACGGCAGCGCGGTGATGGCGGCGGCGCTGCTGATGTCGGCGATCCTGCTGTCGGTGGGGCCGCTGCGGCGCGAGCGCCGGCTGCGCGAGGCCCTGGCGCAGCGCGAAGAGCAGCTGCAACTGGCGGTCGAGGGCAGCAACGATGGCCTGTGGGACTGGCACCTCGGCCGCGGCGAGCTGTACTTCTCGCCGCGCTGCGCGCAGATGCTGGGCTACCGCGGCGACGAGCTGCCGCATGCGCGCGAAACCGTGCTCGGCCTGCTGCATCCGTCCGAGCTGGCCGCGTTCGAGGCCAAGCTGGCGCACCACCTGCGCAGCGGCGAGCCCTACGATGCCGAATTCCGCCTGCGCAACCGGGCCGGCGACTACCTCTGGGTGCGCGCCCGCGGCCGGCTGGTGCGCGGCGCCGGGCGCCGGCGCGCGCGCATGGCGGGCTCGCTGACCGATATTTCCGAGCACAAGCGCTACGAGACCCAGCTGTTTGCCGAAAAGGAGCGGGCCCAGGTCACGCTGCAGGCGATCGGCGACGCGGTGGTCACCGCCGATGTATGGGGCCGGGTGCAGTCGCTCAACCCCGCGGCCGAAGCGCTGACCGGATGGCGCGAGGCTGAGGCCCGCGGGCTGCCGCTGAGCGAGGTCTGCGTGCTGCGCGACGAGGACAGCCTGGCGCCGCTGCCCGATATCGTGACGCTGGCGCTGCGCCAGCGCTGGCACAGCCGCTCGGCCCAGCTGGTGCAGCGCGACGGCGCCGGGCAGCCCGGCCAGGCGCTGGCGGTCAAGCCGTCGGTGGCGCTGATCCGCGACCGTGCCGCGCAGGCCATCGGCGTGGTGGTGGTGCTGCACGACATCAGCCAGGAACGCGCGCATGCCGCGCGGCTGGCGTACGAGGCCAGCCATGACGCGCTGACCGGCCTGGTCAACCGCGCCGAGTTCGAGCGCCGGCTGGCCGCGGCGATCGAGCGCGCGCGCGCGCAAGGCACCCCGCACACCCTGATGTACCTGGACCTGGACCAGTTCAAGGTGGTCAACGATACCTGCGGCCACGCCGCCGGCGATGAGCTGATCCGGCAGATGGCCGAGATCATGCGTGGCCAGCTGCGCCGCACCGACCTGCTGGCGCGGCTGGGCGGCGACGAGTTCGGCGTGCTGCTCGAGCATTGCGCCACGGCCGATGGCGAGCGCGTAGCCGAGGGCCTGCGCCACGCGATTGCAAGTTTCCGCTTTGCGCACCGGCAGCGCACCTTCGCGGTCGGCGTCAGCATCGGCCTGGTCACGCTGGACCGGCACGCCGGCAGCGTGGCCGAGGCGCTGAGCGCGGCCGACGCGGCGTGCTACGTGGCCAAGGAGGGCGGGCGCAACCGCGTGCAGGTCTACCATCCGCTGGACAGCGTGGTGCAGGTCCGCCATGGCGAGATGGAGTGGGTCAGCCGGGTGCACGCGGCGCTGGCCGCGGGCCGCTTCTGCCTGTTCTCCCAGGAGGTCGTGCCGGTGCAGGCGAACGCGCCGGCCCCGGCGGGGCGCCATGTGGAGCTGTTGCTGCGCATGGTCGACGAACGCGGCCGGCTGGTGCCGCCGATGGCGTTCGTGCCCGCCTGCGAGCGCTATAACCTGATGCCGATGATCGACCGCTGGGTGGTCGAGACCGCGTTTGCCACGCTGGCGGGGCGCCAGGCCGAGATCGCCACCTGTGCGATCAACCTGTCAGGCTCGTCGCTGGCGGACATCCAGTTCCCGGAGTTCGTGCGCGAGCAGGCGCAGCGCTTCGGCATCGCGCTGGACGGCATCTGCTTCGAGATCACCGAGACCGCGGCGATTGCCAACCTGGCGCAGGCCGGCGCCTTCATCATGCAGCTGCAGCAGCTCGGCTGCCAGTTCGCGCTGGATGACTTTGGCGCCGGCATGTCGTCGTTCACTTACCTGAAGCACCTGCCCGCGGCCTACCTGAAGATCGACGGCAGCTTCGTTCGCGACATGCTGGCCGATCCGGTCAACCTGGTGATGGTGGAGGTGATCCAGCGCATCGGCCACGCCATGGGCAAGCAGACCATTGCGGAATTCGTCGAGAACGAGGCCATGCTCGAGCGGCTGCGCGAGCTGGGCGTGGACCTGGCGCAGGGCTACCACATCGCGCCGCCGGTGCCGTTCGCACCGGCCGGTCCGGATGTCGGGGCACAGCCGGCCATTGCGCTGGCGGGCTGA
- a CDS encoding DUF3318 domain-containing protein, protein MSTLDPDDSTPARERGEHPRAPRFTQEVRLPLAVRKELLLTRAALERHDCLQALRAVRGGVHRLGTVSAWLPRIARPGSWMKVVGLTKDYPLLSTAVTLALPLVKRAPVLRWTWKLSKLGLVAGAAYWAYNTWRDAKGQAVPPAGVPTPAPAGTPPAADTGFRDPLIP, encoded by the coding sequence ATGAGCACACTCGACCCTGACGACAGCACCCCCGCACGCGAACGCGGCGAACATCCCCGCGCGCCCCGGTTCACGCAAGAGGTGCGCCTGCCGCTGGCGGTGCGCAAGGAACTGCTGCTGACCCGCGCCGCGCTCGAACGCCACGATTGCCTGCAGGCGCTGCGCGCGGTGCGTGGCGGCGTGCACCGCCTGGGCACCGTCAGTGCCTGGCTGCCGCGGATCGCGCGGCCGGGTTCGTGGATGAAGGTGGTCGGCCTGACCAAGGACTATCCGCTGCTGAGCACCGCGGTGACGCTGGCGCTGCCGCTGGTCAAGCGCGCGCCGGTGCTGCGCTGGACCTGGAAGCTGTCCAAGCTGGGGCTGGTCGCCGGCGCCGCCTACTGGGCCTATAACACCTGGCGCGATGCCAAGGGCCAGGCCGTGCCGCCCGCCGGCGTGCCGACGCCGGCCCCCGCCGGTACGCCACCGGCGGCCGACACCGGCTTCCGCGATCCGCTGATCCCCTGA
- a CDS encoding phage holin family protein, which translates to MSEATPSPKFLDAVRNLAGSLVAMVQTRLELASVELAEERTRLLKVALLALFGLAFFGLGLVTLTALIAILFWDTYRWQALGALTVLYLVLCAICLAYARSVLRNAPPMLEATLAEIDKDREILRR; encoded by the coding sequence ATGAGCGAAGCCACCCCTTCCCCCAAGTTCCTCGACGCCGTGCGCAACCTGGCCGGCTCGCTCGTGGCGATGGTGCAGACGCGCCTGGAGCTTGCCAGCGTGGAGTTGGCCGAGGAGCGCACGCGCTTGCTGAAGGTCGCCCTGCTGGCCTTGTTCGGGCTGGCCTTCTTCGGCCTGGGCCTGGTCACCCTGACCGCGCTGATCGCGATCCTGTTCTGGGACACGTACCGCTGGCAGGCGCTGGGCGCGCTGACGGTGCTCTACCTGGTGCTGTGCGCGATCTGCCTGGCGTACGCCCGCAGCGTGCTGCGCAACGCCCCGCCGATGCTGGAAGCCACGCTCGCCGAAATCGACAAAGACCGGGAGATCCTGCGCAGATGA
- a CDS encoding YqjD family protein yields MSESAQTEPTARKQEKLMSDVKTVLSDAEELLKQAASTTGEKAAELRERGMGLLKQAKEKAQDLQDAVVTKSKAAARATDDYVHDHPWRAVGVAAGVGLLIGLLLNRK; encoded by the coding sequence ATGTCAGAATCCGCACAAACCGAACCAACCGCCCGCAAACAGGAGAAACTGATGAGCGATGTCAAGACCGTGCTGTCCGACGCCGAGGAACTGCTGAAGCAAGCCGCCTCGACCACCGGGGAAAAGGCCGCCGAACTGCGCGAGCGTGGCATGGGCCTGCTCAAGCAAGCCAAGGAAAAGGCCCAGGACCTGCAAGACGCCGTCGTCACCAAGAGCAAGGCCGCCGCGCGCGCCACCGACGACTACGTGCATGACCACCCGTGGCGCGCCGTGGGCGTGGCAGCCGGCGTGGGCCTGCTGATCGGTCTGCTGCTCAACCGCAAGTAA
- a CDS encoding peroxiredoxin codes for MALRLGDIAPDFEQDSSEGRIRFHAWLGDSWGVLFSHPADYTPVCTTELGLTARLKDEFARRGVKAIALSVDTVDSHRGWIADINETQSTEVNFPILADADRKVSQLYDMIHPNANETLTVRSLFIIDPNKKVRLIITYPASTGRNFNEVLRVIDSLQLTDSHSVATPGNWQDGDDVVIVPSLKDEAVLREKFPKGYQAVRPYLRLTPQPNK; via the coding sequence ATGGCGTTGCGTCTTGGCGATATCGCCCCGGACTTCGAGCAGGATTCCAGCGAAGGCCGTATCCGCTTCCATGCGTGGCTTGGCGACAGCTGGGGCGTGCTGTTCTCGCACCCGGCCGACTATACCCCGGTGTGCACCACCGAACTGGGCCTCACCGCCCGACTGAAGGATGAATTCGCGCGCCGCGGCGTCAAGGCGATCGCGCTGTCGGTCGATACCGTCGACTCGCACCGCGGCTGGATCGCGGACATCAACGAGACCCAGTCGACCGAGGTCAACTTCCCGATCCTGGCCGATGCCGACCGCAAGGTGTCGCAGCTCTACGACATGATCCACCCGAACGCGAACGAGACCCTGACGGTGCGCTCGCTGTTCATCATCGACCCGAACAAGAAGGTGCGCCTGATCATCACCTATCCGGCCAGCACCGGGCGCAACTTCAACGAGGTGCTGCGCGTGATCGACTCGCTGCAGCTGACCGACAGCCACAGCGTGGCCACGCCGGGCAACTGGCAGGACGGCGACGACGTGGTGATCGTGCCGTCGCTGAAGGATGAAGCGGTGCTGCGCGAGAAATTCCCCAAGGGCTACCAGGCCGTGCGTCCGTACCTGCGCCTGACGCCCCAGCCCAACAAATGA
- a CDS encoding acyl-CoA dehydrogenase: protein MAANAEFHWADPLLLDQQLTADERAVRDASAAYCQDKLMPRVLQSFRNEKTDVEIFREMGELGLLGPTIPEQYGGPGLNYVSYGLIAREVERVDSGYRSMMSVQSSLVMVPIYEFGTEAQKQKYLPKLATGEWIGCFGLTEPNHGSDPGSMVTRAKKVDGGYELTGAKMWITNSPIADVFVVWAKLQGEDGKEDIRGFVLEKGWKGLSAPAIHGKVGLRTSITGEIVLDQVFVPEENIMPGVKGLKGPFTCLNSARYGIAWGALGAAEFCWHTARQYTLDRKQFGRPLAQTQLVQKKLADMQTEITLGLQGCLRLGRMKDEGTAAVEITSIMKRNSCGKSLDIARVARDMLGGNGISDEFGVIRHVVNLEVVNTYEGTHDIHALILGRAQTGLQAFF, encoded by the coding sequence ATGGCTGCCAACGCCGAATTCCACTGGGCCGACCCCCTGCTGCTCGACCAGCAACTGACTGCCGACGAACGCGCCGTGCGTGACGCCTCCGCAGCGTACTGCCAGGACAAGCTGATGCCGCGCGTGCTGCAGTCGTTCCGCAACGAGAAGACCGACGTCGAGATCTTCCGCGAAATGGGCGAGCTCGGCCTGCTCGGCCCGACCATCCCCGAGCAATACGGCGGCCCGGGCCTGAACTACGTCAGCTACGGCCTGATCGCGCGCGAAGTCGAGCGCGTCGATTCGGGCTACCGCTCGATGATGAGCGTGCAGTCGTCGCTGGTGATGGTGCCCATCTATGAATTCGGCACCGAGGCGCAGAAGCAGAAGTACCTGCCCAAGCTGGCCACCGGCGAATGGATCGGCTGCTTCGGCCTGACCGAGCCGAACCACGGCTCCGACCCGGGCTCGATGGTCACCCGCGCCAAGAAGGTCGACGGCGGCTACGAGCTGACCGGCGCCAAGATGTGGATCACCAACTCGCCGATCGCCGACGTGTTCGTGGTCTGGGCCAAGCTGCAGGGCGAAGACGGCAAGGAAGACATCCGCGGCTTTGTCCTGGAAAAGGGCTGGAAGGGCCTGAGCGCCCCGGCCATCCACGGCAAGGTCGGCCTGCGTACCTCGATCACCGGCGAGATCGTGCTCGACCAGGTGTTCGTGCCCGAAGAGAACATCATGCCGGGCGTGAAGGGCCTGAAAGGTCCGTTCACCTGCCTGAACTCGGCGCGCTACGGCATCGCCTGGGGCGCGCTGGGCGCCGCCGAATTCTGCTGGCACACCGCGCGCCAGTACACGCTGGACCGCAAGCAGTTCGGCCGCCCGCTGGCCCAGACGCAGCTGGTGCAGAAAAAGCTGGCCGACATGCAGACCGAGATCACGCTGGGCCTGCAGGGCTGCCTGCGCCTGGGCCGCATGAAGGACGAAGGCACCGCGGCGGTCGAAATCACCTCGATCATGAAGCGCAACTCGTGCGGCAAGTCGCTCGACATCGCCCGCGTGGCGCGCGACATGCTGGGCGGCAACGGCATCTCGGACGAGTTCGGCGTGATCCGCCATGTGGTGAACCTGGAGGTGGTCAACACCTATGAAGGCACCCATGACATCCACGCGCTGATCCTGGGCCGCGCCCAGACCGGCCTGCAGGCCTTCTTCTGA
- a CDS encoding IclR family transcriptional regulator produces MANLNPDPSPSREPAAAPVRDSDPNFVTALARGLELLRCFRTGEAMLGNQEFVRRTGFPKATVSRLAGTLVQLGYLRYDESLGKYALDAGVLALGYAYLSASDVVSLARPHMLAFAQSYGVSVSLGKRERMEVIYLESIRNDAGVMLGLGVGSRLSLVSSSMGRAYLAALPAARRERVMAEFSQAFPEQWKQQEAATRAALAEAQQRGYAASFRDWHPAIHACAVAFRPVGEKELHMLSCSASYGAVDEAVFHQTLAPALQTLAARLSEPAG; encoded by the coding sequence TTGGCTAACCTGAACCCCGATCCGTCACCTTCCCGGGAACCCGCCGCGGCACCCGTGCGCGACAGCGACCCGAACTTCGTCACCGCGCTGGCGCGCGGCCTGGAGCTGCTGCGCTGCTTCCGCACCGGCGAGGCGATGCTGGGCAACCAGGAGTTCGTGCGCCGCACCGGGTTTCCCAAGGCCACGGTGAGCCGGCTGGCCGGCACGCTGGTGCAGCTGGGCTACCTGCGTTATGACGAGAGCCTGGGCAAGTACGCGCTCGATGCGGGGGTGCTGGCGCTGGGCTACGCCTACCTGTCGGCGTCGGACGTGGTGTCGCTGGCGCGCCCGCACATGCTGGCGTTCGCGCAGTCGTACGGGGTCTCGGTGTCGCTCGGCAAGCGCGAGCGCATGGAAGTGATCTACCTGGAATCGATCCGCAACGACGCCGGCGTGATGCTCGGGCTGGGCGTCGGCTCGCGGCTGTCGCTGGTATCCAGTTCGATGGGGCGGGCCTACCTGGCGGCGTTGCCCGCGGCGCGCCGCGAGCGCGTGATGGCGGAGTTCAGCCAGGCCTTCCCGGAGCAATGGAAGCAGCAGGAAGCCGCTACCCGCGCCGCGCTGGCCGAGGCGCAGCAGCGCGGCTATGCCGCGTCGTTCCGCGACTGGCATCCGGCCATCCATGCCTGCGCGGTGGCGTTCCGGCCGGTGGGGGAGAAAGAGCTGCACATGCTGAGCTGCAGCGCCTCTTATGGGGCGGTGGACGAGGCGGTGTTCCACCAGACCCTGGCGCCGGCATTGCAGACGCTGGCGGCAAGGTTGTCCGAGCCGGCGGGCTGA
- the kynA gene encoding tryptophan 2,3-dioxygenase — MSEFKGCPFSGAAPAATPQGDGWHGAQMDFARDMSYGDYLGLDQILSAQHPLSPDHNEMLFIVQHQTTELWMKLMLHELRAARESVKGDSLPPAFKMLTRVSRIMDQLVQAWNVLATMTPPEYSAMRPYLGMSSGFQSYQYREIEFILGNKNAAMLRPHAHRPEHLALVEAALKTPSLYDEAIRLMARRGFAIDADCVERDWTQPTAYNASVEAAWLEVYRNPAAHWELYELGEKFVDLEDAFRQWRFRHVTTVERVIGFKRGTGGTEGVSYLRKMLDVVLFPELWKLRTDL, encoded by the coding sequence ATGAGCGAATTCAAGGGCTGCCCCTTCTCCGGCGCGGCGCCGGCAGCCACGCCGCAAGGCGACGGCTGGCACGGCGCGCAGATGGATTTCGCCAGGGACATGAGCTATGGCGACTATCTCGGCCTGGACCAGATCCTGAGCGCACAGCATCCGCTGTCGCCGGACCACAACGAGATGCTGTTTATCGTGCAGCACCAGACCACCGAGCTGTGGATGAAGCTGATGCTGCACGAGCTGCGCGCCGCGCGCGAGTCGGTCAAGGGCGACAGCCTGCCGCCCGCGTTCAAGATGCTGACGCGCGTGTCGCGCATCATGGACCAGCTGGTGCAGGCGTGGAACGTGCTGGCCACCATGACGCCGCCGGAGTACTCGGCGATGCGGCCCTACCTGGGCATGTCGTCGGGCTTCCAGTCCTACCAGTACCGTGAGATCGAGTTCATCCTGGGCAACAAGAACGCGGCCATGCTCAGGCCGCATGCGCACCGGCCCGAACACCTGGCGCTGGTCGAGGCCGCGCTGAAGACGCCGTCGCTGTACGACGAGGCGATCCGGCTGATGGCGCGGCGCGGCTTTGCCATCGACGCCGATTGCGTCGAGCGCGACTGGACCCAGCCGACCGCGTACAACGCGTCGGTCGAGGCGGCCTGGCTGGAGGTCTATCGCAACCCCGCCGCGCACTGGGAACTCTATGAACTGGGCGAGAAGTTCGTCGACCTGGAAGACGCGTTCCGGCAATGGCGCTTCCGCCATGTAACCACGGTCGAACGCGTGATCGGCTTCAAGCGCGGCACCGGCGGCACCGAAGGCGTCAGCTATCTGCGCAAGATGCTGGACGTGGTGCTGTTCCCGGAACTGTGGAAGTTGCGGACCGATCTTTGA
- the kynU gene encoding kynureninase — protein MTTIDREHCIRLDQQDPLRPLRDQFALPQGVIYLDGNSLGARPRAAAARAAQVVAEEWGDGLIRSWNTAGWFDLPQRLGNKLAPLVGAGHDEVVVTDTTSINLFKVLAAALRVQQTRDPARKVIVSEASNFPTDLYIAQGLADLLQQGYSLRLVNSPAELDAAVGADTAVLMLTHVNYKTGEMLDMAGLTELAHARGALTVWDLCHSAGAVPVDLKAAGADYAIGCTYKYLNGGPGSPAFVWVAPALRDAFWQPLSGWWGHAAPFAMDPQYRPVEGVRRFLCGTQPVTSLAMVECGLDIFAQTSMQVLRAKSLLLTDLFIELVEARCGHHPLTLVTPREHTRRGSQVSLEHPEGYALVQALIERGVIGDYREPRIARFGFTPLYTSFAEVWDAVEILREVLDSGAYRDARFQTRGQVT, from the coding sequence ATGACGACCATTGACCGCGAGCACTGTATCCGGCTCGACCAGCAAGACCCGCTGCGCCCGCTGCGCGACCAGTTCGCGCTGCCCCAGGGCGTGATCTACCTCGACGGCAACTCGCTCGGCGCCCGCCCGCGCGCCGCCGCCGCGCGCGCCGCCCAGGTGGTGGCCGAGGAATGGGGCGACGGCCTGATCCGCAGCTGGAACACCGCCGGCTGGTTCGACCTGCCGCAGCGCCTGGGCAACAAGCTGGCGCCGCTGGTCGGCGCGGGCCACGATGAAGTGGTGGTCACCGACACCACCTCGATCAACCTGTTCAAGGTGCTGGCCGCGGCGCTGCGCGTGCAGCAGACGCGCGACCCGGCGCGCAAGGTGATCGTCTCCGAGGCCAGCAACTTCCCCACTGACCTGTATATCGCCCAGGGCCTGGCCGACCTGCTGCAGCAAGGCTATTCGCTGCGGCTGGTGAACTCGCCGGCCGAGCTCGACGCCGCCGTGGGCGCCGATACCGCGGTGCTGATGCTGACCCACGTCAACTACAAGACCGGCGAAATGCTCGACATGGCCGGGCTGACCGAGCTGGCCCATGCCCGCGGCGCGCTGACGGTGTGGGACCTGTGCCATTCGGCCGGCGCCGTGCCGGTCGACCTGAAGGCCGCCGGGGCCGACTATGCCATCGGCTGCACCTACAAGTACCTGAACGGCGGCCCGGGCTCGCCCGCCTTCGTCTGGGTCGCGCCCGCGCTGCGCGATGCCTTCTGGCAGCCGCTGTCGGGCTGGTGGGGCCATGCCGCGCCGTTCGCGATGGATCCGCAATACCGCCCGGTCGAGGGCGTGCGCCGCTTCCTGTGCGGCACCCAGCCGGTGACCTCGCTGGCGATGGTCGAGTGCGGGCTGGACATCTTCGCCCAGACCAGCATGCAGGTGCTGCGCGCCAAGTCATTGCTGCTGACCGACTTGTTTATCGAACTGGTCGAGGCCCGTTGCGGCCACCATCCGCTGACGCTGGTCACGCCGCGCGAGCACACACGCCGCGGCAGCCAGGTCAGCCTGGAGCATCCGGAGGGTTATGCGCTGGTGCAGGCCCTGATCGAGCGCGGCGTGATCGGCGACTACCGCGAGCCGCGCATCGCCCGCTTCGGCTTCACCCCGCTCTACACCAGCTTCGCCGAGGTGTGGGATGCTGTGGAAATCCTGCGCGAGGTGCTGGACAGCGGCGCGTATCGCGACGCGCGCTTCCAGACGCGCGGCCAGGTGACCTGA
- the kynB gene encoding arylformamidase — MTAPNPPNPDLRRLWDISPPLSPATPVWPGDTPFQQQPAWQIDAHCPVNVGRITLSPHTGAHADAPLHYAADGAPIGAVPLAPYLGRCRVIHCIGAAPLVQPHHVEHALEALPPRVLLRTYRQAPLAQWDPAFCAVSPDTIALLAAHGVQLVGIDTPSLDPQESKTMDAHHAVRRHGLAILEGIVLDQVDAGDYELIALPLRFAALDASPVRAVLRSLD; from the coding sequence ATGACCGCCCCCAATCCCCCCAATCCTGACTTGCGCCGGCTGTGGGACATCAGCCCGCCGCTGTCGCCCGCCACGCCGGTGTGGCCCGGCGATACGCCATTCCAGCAGCAGCCGGCCTGGCAGATCGACGCGCATTGCCCGGTCAATGTCGGCCGCATCACGCTGTCGCCGCACACCGGCGCGCATGCGGACGCGCCGCTGCACTATGCCGCCGACGGCGCGCCGATCGGCGCCGTGCCGCTGGCGCCATACCTGGGCCGGTGCCGGGTGATCCACTGCATCGGCGCCGCGCCGCTGGTGCAGCCGCACCATGTCGAGCACGCACTCGAGGCGCTGCCGCCGCGGGTGCTGCTGCGCACCTACCGGCAGGCGCCGCTGGCGCAGTGGGACCCGGCCTTCTGCGCGGTGTCGCCCGACACCATCGCGCTGCTCGCCGCGCACGGCGTGCAGCTGGTCGGCATCGACACGCCCTCGCTCGATCCGCAGGAGTCCAAGACCATGGACGCGCACCACGCCGTGCGCCGCCATGGCCTGGCGATCCTGGAAGGCATCGTGCTGGACCAGGTCGATGCCGGCGACTATGAACTGATCGCGCTGCCGTTGCGCTTTGCCGCGCTGGATGCCAGCCCGGTGCGCGCGGTGCTGCGCAGCCTCGACTGA
- a CDS encoding Lrp/AsnC family transcriptional regulator — translation MNLDPTDLRILTCLQENGRISNQDLADRVALSPSACLRRVRLLEESGVIGGYRAWFDAEQLGLELEAIVQVSMRHDVEGWHDTFIAAVQSWPEVLSAYIITGDSNYILRVQARNLKHYSDFIVNRLYRTPGVMDIRSNIVLQRIKVDSSPLAILKSAAEA, via the coding sequence ATGAACCTCGATCCCACCGATCTGCGCATCCTGACCTGCCTGCAGGAGAACGGCCGCATCAGCAACCAGGATCTGGCCGACCGCGTGGCGCTGTCGCCGTCGGCGTGCCTGCGCCGCGTGCGGCTGCTGGAAGAGTCAGGGGTGATCGGCGGCTATCGCGCGTGGTTCGATGCCGAACAGCTGGGCCTGGAGCTGGAGGCGATCGTGCAGGTGTCGATGCGCCATGATGTGGAGGGGTGGCACGACACCTTCATCGCCGCGGTGCAGTCGTGGCCGGAAGTGCTGTCGGCGTACATCATCACCGGCGACAGCAACTACATCCTGCGCGTGCAGGCGCGCAACCTGAAGCATTACTCGGACTTCATCGTGAACCGGCTGTACCGTACTCCGGGCGTGATGGATATCCGCTCGAATATCGTGCTGCAGCGGATCAAGGTAGACAGCTCGCCGCTGGCGATCCTGAAGTCGGCCGCTGAAGCCTAG
- a CDS encoding MarR family winged helix-turn-helix transcriptional regulator, which translates to MADLPADPSPQPFVDGYLAYLLARASHLISGEFHREVEASGLSVQEWRVLATLADRPDCTVGALAEITLTKQPTLTKLLDRMAHDGLVRRRAGKTDRRQALVSITPRGLALVQPLLARAAQHERAVLDDFGVRQGAQLKETLRQLIALHTQR; encoded by the coding sequence ATGGCGGATCTGCCGGCAGACCCCTCGCCCCAGCCCTTTGTCGACGGCTACCTGGCCTATCTGCTGGCGCGCGCCAGCCATCTGATCTCGGGCGAGTTCCATCGCGAGGTCGAGGCCAGCGGCCTGTCGGTGCAGGAATGGCGCGTGCTGGCCACGCTGGCCGACCGGCCTGACTGCACCGTCGGCGCGCTGGCGGAAATCACGCTGACCAAGCAGCCCACGCTGACCAAGCTGCTCGACCGCATGGCGCACGACGGCCTGGTCCGGCGCCGCGCCGGCAAGACCGACCGCCGCCAGGCGCTGGTGTCGATCACGCCGCGCGGCCTGGCGCTGGTGCAGCCGCTGCTCGCGCGCGCCGCGCAGCACGAACGCGCGGTGCTGGATGACTTCGGCGTGCGCCAGGGCGCGCAGCTGAAGGAAACCCTGCGGCAGCTGATTGCGCTGCACACGCAGCGCTAG